Proteins encoded together in one Planctomyces sp. SH-PL14 window:
- a CDS encoding Gldg family protein → MLRSHVTLAIFKRNVSSYFSGMLGYLFMIVFVIAGSFVAYNDQFFTNNQCDLDQLSAYFPYLLLFIIPAITMSVWADERKQGTDELLFTLPATDWEVILGKYFAVLAVYTLTLGFSLTHVIVLEILGSPDWGMLVSTFFGYWLTGAALLSIGMFSSTLTSSATVAFVLGAAMCAVPVFLDRIPGLIGLLAWLNIREPVSIPGRLGDFTLGLIPIGGVAYFVGIVVVFLYLNAVMVARRHWAGSPESKQQGLQYLLRALSLTVTAVTATYAIALVTGQFGFDIDLTGERLYSLSNATEKVLKAVPAEKPITLTAYVSKTVPESYVPVRKKLLGLMRQFGRAGGKRLSARVVDVDPLSKEAEQAAKWGITSRRVVSQAGGRISQEDVFLGLVATSGYDQVVIPYFARGTPIEYEMTRAVGTVSKQERMKIGVLETDAKVAGGGMNMQTFTPDPEWKLVQELKKQYEIVKVSPNEPIKKDAFNVLLAIMPSSLTEPEMKNLVDYIQAGGPALIFDDPAPIWVGPQLAPTRPKPSPGGGMMGFQAPPGAPKAFGGKATSLLDALGIEWQITDVLFDEYNPHPRFPEMPKPFLFMTAKGTGKQDPPINAADPVTKGLQEVVAVFAGEVEKKNGSKFEFTPLLETRRKTSGYVAYGDIFKTDFLGRETLNNDLRYNPDGERHVVGARIKSKDGDPPVNAIFIADADMLNDGLFGFIEEETDLLLDNVVFVMNCIDDLAGVKDYTPLRSRRPEQRVLTLVESRREKFDAEVRERMKEADKEAKEKLEGAQSRLDKAVESIEKDASLSADEKEIRKMTRQAAEQRRLDLEKSEIERVKSAEIRTAQVDANENVQRIQSQIQLWAILLPPLPALLLGLFVLVVRLLDENRGISSDRLVQR, encoded by the coding sequence ATGCTTCGTTCCCACGTCACGCTCGCCATCTTCAAGCGGAACGTGTCCAGCTATTTCTCCGGAATGCTGGGCTACCTGTTCATGATCGTGTTCGTGATCGCCGGGTCGTTCGTCGCGTACAACGACCAGTTCTTCACGAACAACCAGTGCGATCTCGACCAGCTCAGCGCGTATTTCCCCTATCTGCTCCTGTTCATCATCCCCGCCATTACGATGAGCGTGTGGGCGGACGAGCGGAAGCAGGGGACGGACGAGTTGCTCTTCACGCTCCCAGCGACCGACTGGGAGGTGATCCTCGGCAAGTACTTCGCCGTCCTGGCGGTGTACACGCTGACCCTGGGCTTCTCGCTGACTCACGTCATCGTGCTGGAGATCCTGGGCTCCCCGGACTGGGGGATGCTCGTCTCGACCTTCTTCGGCTACTGGCTGACAGGGGCCGCGCTCCTGTCGATCGGGATGTTCTCCTCGACTCTCACAAGCAGTGCCACGGTCGCCTTCGTCCTGGGGGCGGCGATGTGCGCCGTCCCGGTCTTCCTCGACCGGATTCCCGGCCTGATCGGCCTGCTCGCGTGGCTCAACATCCGTGAGCCGGTCAGCATTCCGGGCCGCCTCGGCGACTTCACCCTGGGGCTCATTCCGATCGGCGGCGTGGCGTACTTCGTCGGGATCGTAGTGGTCTTTCTGTATCTCAACGCCGTGATGGTCGCCCGCCGGCACTGGGCCGGCTCCCCCGAGAGCAAGCAGCAGGGGCTGCAGTACCTTCTGCGGGCCCTGAGCCTCACCGTCACCGCCGTGACCGCGACCTACGCGATCGCCCTGGTGACCGGGCAGTTCGGGTTCGATATCGATCTGACCGGCGAACGTCTCTATTCGCTCTCCAACGCGACGGAGAAAGTCCTGAAGGCGGTTCCGGCTGAGAAGCCGATCACGCTGACCGCCTACGTCAGCAAGACCGTTCCCGAGTCCTACGTCCCCGTTCGGAAGAAGCTGCTCGGGCTGATGCGGCAGTTCGGCCGGGCCGGCGGCAAGCGGCTGAGCGCCCGCGTGGTCGATGTCGATCCGCTCTCGAAGGAAGCGGAACAGGCCGCCAAGTGGGGAATTACCTCGCGCCGCGTCGTGTCGCAGGCGGGCGGACGGATCTCGCAGGAAGACGTGTTCCTCGGGCTCGTCGCCACGAGCGGGTATGACCAGGTCGTCATTCCCTACTTCGCCCGCGGGACGCCGATCGAGTACGAGATGACCCGCGCGGTCGGCACGGTCTCGAAGCAGGAGCGGATGAAGATCGGCGTCCTGGAGACCGATGCCAAGGTGGCCGGCGGCGGGATGAACATGCAGACGTTCACCCCCGATCCGGAGTGGAAGCTCGTCCAGGAGCTCAAGAAGCAGTATGAGATCGTCAAGGTCAGCCCGAACGAGCCGATCAAGAAGGACGCATTCAATGTCCTGCTCGCGATCATGCCGTCGTCGCTGACCGAGCCGGAGATGAAGAACCTCGTCGACTACATCCAGGCGGGTGGTCCCGCCCTGATCTTCGACGACCCGGCCCCGATCTGGGTCGGTCCGCAGCTCGCGCCGACGCGGCCCAAACCTTCGCCCGGCGGCGGCATGATGGGGTTCCAGGCTCCTCCGGGGGCTCCCAAGGCGTTCGGCGGCAAGGCGACCTCGCTCCTCGACGCCCTCGGCATCGAGTGGCAGATCACGGATGTCCTGTTCGACGAATACAACCCGCATCCGCGGTTCCCGGAGATGCCCAAGCCGTTCCTGTTCATGACGGCCAAGGGGACCGGGAAGCAGGACCCGCCGATCAACGCGGCCGACCCGGTCACAAAGGGGCTCCAGGAAGTCGTCGCGGTCTTCGCTGGAGAAGTCGAGAAGAAGAACGGCTCCAAGTTTGAATTCACGCCGCTCCTCGAGACCCGCCGCAAGACGTCCGGTTACGTTGCCTACGGCGACATCTTCAAGACCGACTTCCTGGGCCGCGAGACCCTCAACAACGACCTCCGCTATAACCCGGACGGGGAGCGGCATGTCGTCGGAGCCCGGATCAAGTCGAAGGACGGCGATCCGCCGGTGAACGCGATCTTCATCGCCGACGCCGACATGCTGAACGACGGCCTGTTCGGGTTCATCGAAGAGGAGACCGACCTCCTGCTCGACAACGTCGTCTTCGTGATGAACTGCATCGACGACCTGGCGGGGGTCAAGGACTACACCCCGCTCCGCAGCCGCCGCCCCGAGCAGCGGGTGCTGACTCTCGTCGAAAGCCGGCGGGAGAAGTTCGACGCCGAAGTCCGCGAGCGGATGAAGGAAGCGGACAAGGAAGCGAAAGAGAAGCTCGAAGGGGCTCAGTCCCGCCTCGACAAGGCGGTCGAGTCGATCGAGAAGGACGCGTCGCTCTCGGCGGACGAGAAGGAGATCCGCAAGATGACCCGCCAGGCGGCCGAACAGAGGCGCCTCGACCTCGAGAAGTCCGAGATCGAACGGGTCAAGAGCGCGGAAATCCGCACCGCCCAGGTCGACGCCAACGAGAACGTCCAGCGAATCCAGAGCCAGATCCAGTTGTGGGCGATCCTGCTCCCGCCACTGCCGGCCCTGCTCCTGGGACTCTTCGTCCTGGTGGTCCGCCTCCTCGACGAGAACCGGGGGATTTCTTCCGATCGACTCGTTCAGCGGTAA
- a CDS encoding ABC transporter ATP-binding protein, with the protein MIQSATGGGMIEADGLSKFYGPFAATRNVTFSVPRGQVAAFLGPNGAGKSTTMKLLTGFLAPSEGKGRIGGFDVSTDRLDAARILGYLPENGPLYPEMTPQSLLRYVGGVRGLDSATLVRRMEFVAEKCSLKDVWGKPIRKLSRGYRQRVGMAQALLHDPEVLILDEPTSGLDPNQTHEVRDLIRSLGQTKTILLSTHILSEVKAVCSRVLLINQGRIILDGSVADMEGSEHDLDVRFRKLTGGRV; encoded by the coding sequence ATGATTCAATCCGCCACCGGTGGGGGGATGATTGAGGCGGATGGCCTCAGCAAGTTCTACGGGCCGTTCGCGGCGACGCGGAACGTCACGTTCTCCGTTCCGCGGGGGCAGGTGGCGGCCTTCCTGGGGCCCAACGGCGCCGGCAAGTCGACGACGATGAAGCTCCTGACCGGGTTCCTCGCTCCCAGCGAAGGGAAGGGGCGGATCGGAGGCTTTGACGTCTCGACCGACCGTCTCGACGCCGCCCGGATCCTCGGCTACCTCCCGGAAAACGGCCCGCTCTACCCGGAAATGACTCCGCAGTCGCTCCTACGGTACGTCGGCGGGGTCCGCGGCCTCGATTCCGCCACGCTCGTGCGGCGGATGGAGTTCGTGGCGGAGAAGTGCTCGCTCAAGGACGTCTGGGGCAAGCCGATCCGGAAACTCTCCCGCGGGTACCGGCAGCGGGTCGGGATGGCCCAGGCGCTGCTCCATGATCCCGAAGTCCTGATTCTCGATGAGCCGACGAGCGGTCTCGATCCGAACCAGACTCACGAAGTCCGCGACCTGATCCGCAGCCTCGGGCAGACGAAGACGATTCTGCTTTCGACGCACATCCTGTCCGAGGTCAAGGCGGTCTGCAGCCGCGTCCTCCTGATCAACCAGGGCCGAATCATCCTGGACGGTTCCGTGGCGGACATGGAGGGGTCGGAACACGACCTCGACGTCCGCTTCCGCAAGCTCACGGGGGGCCGGGTCTGA
- the lpdA gene encoding dihydrolipoyl dehydrogenase: MSHFDLVVIGGGPGGYVAAIRAAQLGKTVAIVESESALGGTCLRVGCIPSKALLESSHLFEQASHISQRGVVVENVKLDLPAMLKHKEGVVRQLATGIDGLMKKNKITRLLGHGRLNGVGKVVVDGKDGSQEVTCETVLIATGSVPAILPGIELSGDRIGTSTEALAFPEVPKHLVVIGAGYIGLELGTVWRRLGSKVTVLEYLDRILPGMDSEIANEAKKIFEKQGIEFRLGCKVTGAKFDGQQCQVTIDGSDPVVCDRVLVAVGRKPNTQNLGLDTAGVQVDKRGFITVDPHYQTSVAKVLAIGDVIGGAMLAHKAEEEGIAAVEHLYTGYGHVNYNAIPGVVYTDPEVATVGKSEDVLKDEGVAYKKGTFPFMANGRAKAMGSVDGKVKVLAHATTDRVLGVHIIGPHAGDLIAECVAAISFGASSEDIYRTCHAHPTLSETVKEAAMAVSGRAIHF, from the coding sequence ATGTCCCACTTTGATCTGGTCGTGATTGGCGGCGGTCCCGGCGGCTACGTGGCGGCGATCCGCGCCGCCCAGCTTGGCAAGACGGTTGCCATCGTCGAGTCGGAATCGGCTCTCGGCGGGACCTGTCTGCGGGTCGGCTGCATCCCGTCGAAGGCGCTCCTCGAATCGAGCCACCTGTTCGAGCAGGCGAGCCACATCTCCCAGCGGGGCGTGGTCGTCGAGAACGTGAAGCTCGACCTTCCGGCGATGCTGAAGCACAAGGAAGGGGTCGTCCGGCAGCTTGCGACCGGGATCGACGGGCTGATGAAGAAGAACAAGATCACCCGCCTGCTCGGCCACGGCCGGCTGAACGGCGTCGGCAAGGTGGTCGTCGACGGGAAAGACGGCTCCCAGGAAGTGACCTGTGAGACGGTCCTCATCGCCACGGGCAGCGTCCCGGCGATCCTCCCGGGGATCGAGCTCAGCGGCGACCGGATCGGGACGAGCACCGAAGCCCTCGCGTTCCCCGAAGTGCCGAAGCATCTCGTCGTCATCGGCGCGGGCTACATCGGCTTGGAGCTCGGAACGGTCTGGCGGCGGCTCGGCTCCAAGGTGACGGTCCTCGAGTACCTCGACCGGATCCTGCCGGGGATGGACTCGGAGATCGCCAACGAGGCCAAGAAGATTTTCGAAAAGCAGGGGATCGAGTTCCGCCTGGGCTGCAAGGTGACCGGCGCGAAGTTCGACGGCCAGCAGTGTCAGGTGACGATCGACGGTTCCGATCCGGTCGTCTGTGATCGGGTCCTCGTTGCCGTCGGCCGCAAGCCGAATACGCAGAACCTTGGGCTCGACACGGCCGGCGTGCAGGTCGACAAGCGGGGCTTCATCACCGTCGATCCGCACTACCAGACGAGCGTCGCGAAGGTCCTCGCCATTGGTGACGTCATCGGCGGAGCGATGCTGGCCCACAAGGCGGAAGAAGAGGGGATCGCCGCGGTCGAGCACCTCTACACCGGCTACGGCCACGTGAACTACAACGCGATTCCGGGGGTGGTCTACACCGATCCCGAAGTCGCGACGGTGGGCAAGTCCGAGGACGTTCTGAAGGACGAAGGGGTCGCCTACAAGAAGGGGACTTTCCCGTTCATGGCGAACGGCCGGGCCAAGGCGATGGGCTCCGTCGACGGCAAGGTCAAGGTCCTGGCTCATGCCACGACGGATCGCGTGCTGGGCGTCCATATCATTGGCCCGCATGCCGGCGACCTGATTGCCGAATGCGTGGCGGCGATTTCTTTCGGCGCCAGCAGCGAAGACATTTATCGCACCTGCCACGCCCATCCGACTCTCTCCGAGACGGTGAAGGAAGCGGCGATGGCGGTGTCCGGGCGGGCGATTCACTTCTAA
- the odhB gene encoding 2-oxoglutarate dehydrogenase complex dihydrolipoyllysine-residue succinyltransferase produces MAAPVDVQVPNVGESVTQVYIGKWFAPEGQWVEAETPIVMVESDKATFEVPAPAAGFVRKILKKEGDTAAKFETIAQIEPAAKPADAGKPAAPKDAGSNGPASSDKIVMPAAERALHEKGLKADDVKGTGPGGRVLKEDVQVQKAAEPKVSVPAPSSRPAAPAPLTSMGPREERRVPMSPIRQTIARRLVEAQHNAALLTTFNEIDMSALMGLRKSYQDFFTKKYGIKIGYMSFFVKAVVDALNQFPQVGAQVSEDGRELVFRNYVDVGVAIGGGRGLVVPVLRNAERMSFAEIELAIADFAKRAQENRLGREELEGGTFTISNGGVYGSLLSTPIVNPPQSGVLGMHNIVERPIALNGQVVIRPMMYVALTYDHRVIDGREAVSFLKRVKDVAEDPTRIILEV; encoded by the coding sequence ATGGCCGCCCCCGTTGATGTTCAGGTTCCCAATGTCGGGGAATCTGTCACCCAGGTCTACATCGGGAAATGGTTCGCTCCGGAAGGCCAGTGGGTTGAGGCGGAAACGCCCATCGTGATGGTCGAGAGCGACAAGGCCACCTTCGAAGTCCCCGCCCCCGCCGCCGGATTCGTCCGGAAGATCCTCAAGAAAGAGGGGGACACCGCCGCCAAGTTCGAGACCATCGCCCAGATCGAACCGGCCGCCAAACCGGCCGACGCCGGAAAGCCCGCCGCTCCCAAGGACGCCGGCAGCAACGGCCCGGCCTCCTCTGACAAGATCGTCATGCCGGCCGCCGAACGGGCGCTCCACGAAAAGGGCCTCAAGGCCGACGACGTCAAGGGAACCGGCCCGGGCGGGCGAGTCCTGAAGGAAGACGTCCAGGTCCAGAAGGCGGCCGAACCCAAGGTCTCGGTCCCGGCCCCCTCGAGCCGCCCCGCGGCTCCCGCGCCGCTCACCAGCATGGGCCCCCGCGAAGAGCGCCGCGTCCCGATGTCGCCGATCCGGCAGACGATCGCCCGCCGCCTCGTCGAAGCCCAGCACAACGCCGCCCTCCTGACGACGTTCAACGAAATCGACATGTCGGCCCTCATGGGCCTCCGGAAGAGCTACCAGGACTTCTTCACCAAGAAGTACGGGATCAAGATCGGCTACATGTCCTTCTTCGTGAAGGCGGTCGTCGATGCCCTGAATCAGTTCCCGCAGGTCGGCGCCCAGGTCAGCGAAGACGGCCGTGAGCTCGTCTTCCGCAACTACGTCGACGTCGGCGTGGCGATCGGCGGTGGACGGGGCCTCGTCGTCCCGGTGCTGCGGAACGCCGAGCGGATGAGCTTCGCCGAGATCGAGCTGGCGATCGCCGACTTCGCCAAGCGGGCCCAGGAAAACCGCCTCGGCCGCGAAGAGCTCGAAGGGGGCACCTTCACGATCAGCAACGGCGGTGTCTACGGCTCGCTGCTCTCGACTCCGATCGTCAATCCGCCCCAGAGCGGCGTTCTCGGGATGCACAACATCGTGGAGCGGCCGATCGCCCTGAACGGGCAGGTCGTCATCCGGCCGATGATGTACGTCGCCCTGACCTACGATCACCGCGTGATCGATGGCCGCGAGGCGGTCTCCTTCCTGAAGCGGGTCAAGGACGTCGCCGAAGACCCGACGCGTATCATTCTGGAAGTTTGA
- a CDS encoding MFS transporter — translation MAYTQLTTSAAAVQFCRALGGGGLHVGLLGAIPSATLFMQFLAAHAANRVKYRRPLWFWACIVQRLCYLPVAFGPWMFPESPRMLWLWAFLLISVCEQSLLNFGTPLWLSWMGDYLPKSGLSEYWGVRHRFMQWSAALCLLACTLFFAQDEANILVGFAVMIAASSLLGVTDILMFRKVDEPPVTPAREAGVWKSLAAPFRHGGFRRYIGFMSYWNLAAMIGAPFISLFLLDYIGLKLYQVLFLWTTAAVGGAISSRWLGRLAERYGNRPVLILSILVKPINMLTFLACPHDPDAAMWMLVPLFMLDAVLNVSILICNNGFLLKNSPVENRTMYIAAGTAVAGLVGGATSVVCGQILSTLLANHVSYGTLLPTGFHILFFTSMVMRILAIPLVFFIQEPNTAPAMTVAVDVFRTTRITIVRAWPVGQRADRRRAATRRIVSNGTPAPVKAP, via the coding sequence ATGGCTTATACCCAACTGACCACATCGGCCGCGGCGGTCCAGTTCTGCCGCGCACTGGGAGGGGGCGGCCTGCACGTCGGGCTCCTGGGAGCGATCCCCTCGGCGACGCTGTTCATGCAGTTCCTCGCGGCGCACGCGGCGAACCGTGTGAAATACCGCCGTCCGCTCTGGTTCTGGGCGTGCATCGTCCAGCGGCTCTGCTACCTCCCGGTCGCTTTCGGCCCGTGGATGTTCCCGGAGTCGCCCCGCATGCTCTGGCTGTGGGCGTTCCTGCTCATTTCCGTCTGCGAGCAGAGTCTCCTCAACTTCGGGACGCCGCTGTGGCTCTCGTGGATGGGGGACTATCTCCCGAAGTCGGGGCTGAGTGAATACTGGGGAGTCCGGCACCGCTTCATGCAGTGGAGCGCGGCGCTGTGTCTGCTCGCCTGCACGCTCTTTTTCGCCCAGGACGAGGCCAACATCCTCGTCGGGTTTGCCGTCATGATCGCCGCCAGCTCGCTGCTGGGGGTGACCGACATCCTGATGTTCCGCAAGGTCGACGAGCCTCCGGTGACCCCAGCCCGTGAAGCGGGGGTCTGGAAGTCGCTCGCCGCTCCATTCCGGCACGGCGGGTTCCGTCGCTACATCGGCTTCATGTCGTACTGGAACCTGGCGGCGATGATCGGGGCTCCGTTCATCAGCCTGTTCCTGCTCGACTACATCGGTCTCAAGCTCTACCAGGTCCTGTTCCTGTGGACGACCGCGGCTGTCGGGGGGGCGATCTCCTCCCGCTGGCTTGGCCGGCTGGCGGAGCGGTACGGCAACCGCCCGGTGCTGATCCTGTCGATCCTGGTGAAGCCGATCAACATGCTCACGTTCCTCGCCTGTCCGCACGATCCGGACGCGGCGATGTGGATGCTGGTGCCGCTGTTCATGCTCGATGCCGTGTTGAACGTCTCGATCCTGATCTGCAACAACGGTTTCCTGCTCAAGAATTCGCCGGTCGAGAACCGGACGATGTACATCGCGGCGGGGACGGCGGTTGCGGGTCTCGTCGGCGGGGCGACCTCGGTCGTCTGCGGTCAGATTCTCTCCACGCTGCTGGCGAACCATGTCAGCTATGGGACCCTGCTGCCCACGGGGTTCCACATCCTGTTCTTCACGAGCATGGTGATGCGGATCCTGGCGATTCCGCTCGTTTTCTTCATTCAGGAGCCCAACACGGCCCCGGCGATGACGGTGGCGGTGGACGTCTTCCGGACGACGCGGATCACGATTGTCCGAGCCTGGCCGGTGGGCCAGCGGGCGGATCGGCGGCGTGCGGCAACCCGGCGGATCGTTTCCAACGGCACGCCGGCTCCGGTCAAGGCGCCTTAG
- a CDS encoding Uma2 family endonuclease yields the protein MAASIVAGRMTADEFVELDRISDPDIHRELINGEVREYPNMTHRNARHAEAISRISRELLNWLDTDPARIGTVASGEARCRLVAEFETLVGLDVAYFEGRQFVDRPADISYFNGPPVVAVEVLSASDTHEDVSTKIETYLTAGVKQVWIVDPRYRTVTVFRGDRSPALFAEDQAFRGEPELPGFQPMVRSFFGSR from the coding sequence ATGGCGGCGAGCATCGTGGCCGGCCGAATGACCGCGGATGAGTTTGTGGAACTGGACCGGATCTCCGATCCAGACATTCACCGGGAACTCATCAACGGAGAAGTGCGGGAATATCCGAACATGACGCACCGCAACGCCCGGCATGCCGAAGCGATCTCCAGAATCAGCCGTGAGCTACTGAACTGGCTGGACACCGATCCCGCTCGGATTGGAACGGTTGCCAGCGGTGAAGCCCGTTGCCGGCTCGTCGCCGAATTCGAAACCCTCGTCGGGCTCGACGTCGCCTACTTCGAGGGACGGCAATTCGTCGATCGCCCGGCGGATATCTCTTATTTCAACGGTCCACCCGTCGTCGCGGTGGAAGTCCTCTCGGCCTCCGACACGCACGAGGACGTCTCGACCAAGATCGAGACCTACCTGACCGCAGGAGTCAAACAGGTCTGGATCGTCGATCCTCGGTACCGCACCGTCACCGTCTTTCGCGGCGATCGTTCGCCCGCTTTGTTCGCAGAAGATCAGGCGTTTCGCGGAGAGCCGGAGCTTCCCGGTTTCCAGCCGATGGTCCGATCGTTCTTCGGCAGCCGGTGA
- a CDS encoding sugar phosphate isomerase/epimerase family protein, protein MFQAPVPSSSRRAFLTAAAAGLAATALGRSGWTAEPARAIKFGLVTYMWGADWDLGTLLRNCEQTGLQAVELRTTHAHGVEPSLSAAERKEIRKRLADSPIECVGPGSNERFDDPNPEVVKKAIDASKAFLQLSHDIGTSGVKVKPDRFYPDVPREKTIEQIGRSLNELGKFAADLGQQVRLEVHGQCAELPTIAAIMQVADHPSVAVCWNSNMDDLKGEGLEANFALVRKRFGHTVHVRELDDPKYPFAKLLRLLVDTKYAGCVLLEAASKPADRIAALKEQRKLFDHGIASPGDL, encoded by the coding sequence ATGTTCCAGGCACCCGTTCCGTCTTCCTCCCGTCGGGCTTTCCTCACCGCCGCTGCAGCGGGTCTGGCGGCGACCGCTCTCGGTCGGAGCGGCTGGACCGCTGAGCCCGCCAGGGCGATCAAGTTCGGGCTCGTCACCTACATGTGGGGAGCGGACTGGGACCTCGGGACGCTGCTCCGGAACTGCGAGCAGACGGGGCTCCAGGCGGTCGAGCTCCGGACGACGCACGCCCACGGAGTGGAGCCGTCCTTGTCCGCCGCCGAGCGGAAGGAGATCCGGAAGCGGCTGGCGGATTCGCCGATCGAGTGTGTCGGCCCCGGCAGCAACGAGCGGTTCGACGATCCGAACCCGGAGGTCGTCAAGAAGGCGATCGACGCCTCGAAGGCGTTTCTCCAGCTCAGCCATGACATCGGCACGAGCGGGGTGAAGGTCAAGCCGGACCGGTTCTATCCGGACGTCCCGCGGGAGAAGACGATCGAGCAGATCGGCCGGTCGCTGAATGAGCTGGGGAAGTTCGCCGCCGACCTGGGGCAGCAGGTCCGGCTGGAAGTCCACGGCCAGTGCGCCGAACTCCCAACCATCGCCGCGATCATGCAGGTGGCCGACCATCCGAGCGTGGCGGTCTGCTGGAACAGCAACATGGACGACCTGAAGGGGGAGGGGCTCGAAGCCAACTTTGCCCTGGTCCGGAAGCGTTTCGGCCATACGGTCCATGTGCGGGAGCTGGACGATCCCAAGTACCCGTTCGCCAAGCTGTTGCGGCTTCTGGTCGACACGAAGTACGCCGGCTGTGTTCTCCTGGAGGCGGCTTCCAAGCCGGCCGACCGGATCGCCGCCCTGAAAGAGCAGCGGAAGCTGTTCGATCACGGGATTGCCAGCCCCGGCGATCTGTAA
- a CDS encoding serine/threonine-protein kinase, translating into MVGEFRLLRRLGRGGMAEVWLAEQTSLRRNVALKFLRAEINSDDKYIKRFETEAKAAAGLNHPNIVQVYSTGVDAGQHFIAQEYVAGQTLRALLQKKGPLDVSLALLIMRQTAAALSAAAERGIVHRDIKPENIMITRKGEVKVADFGLAQVSGSEKLNLTQEGTTMGTPLYMSPEQVNGLPLDQRSDIYSFGVSCYHMLTGQPPFNGESPVAVAVQHLNNEPPPIQQKRPDLPKPVCALVHRMMAKKPEDRYSSAQDALNDIRKIAKAIKDTGNANNVQLAEFAAGQAAAPTPLLGARPLALAICCAVLAVAAGAAIGYSDRLKVPESVGPPYPRQLTAKEQFLKAMLLVDNEDAWLAVGREFGNDKVWTPRATEQLGLLYLRDRRRWDDAQDQFKQLQQMRGVGAEGDRYFVEGTIGLAALHAYRGQTALAKTELETAQDALSLAEDPMNVLSNSWQQLRREVEFQVNPRSQQGPPRPGEGPRRPPNEGQ; encoded by the coding sequence ATGGTCGGCGAGTTCCGCCTCCTCCGCCGCCTCGGACGCGGCGGGATGGCCGAGGTCTGGCTCGCGGAACAGACCTCCCTCCGCCGAAACGTCGCCCTGAAGTTCCTCCGGGCCGAGATCAACTCGGACGACAAGTACATCAAGCGGTTCGAGACGGAAGCGAAGGCGGCCGCCGGACTGAACCACCCGAACATCGTGCAGGTCTACAGCACGGGGGTCGACGCCGGGCAGCACTTCATCGCCCAGGAGTACGTCGCCGGCCAGACCCTCCGGGCCCTGCTGCAGAAGAAGGGGCCGCTCGACGTCTCGCTGGCACTCCTGATCATGCGTCAGACGGCTGCGGCGCTTTCCGCCGCGGCGGAACGGGGGATCGTGCATCGGGACATTAAGCCCGAGAACATCATGATCACCCGCAAGGGGGAAGTGAAAGTCGCGGACTTCGGCCTGGCCCAGGTGAGCGGCAGCGAGAAGCTGAACCTGACGCAGGAGGGGACCACGATGGGGACCCCTCTCTACATGAGCCCCGAGCAGGTCAACGGCCTTCCGCTCGACCAGCGGAGCGACATCTACTCGTTCGGCGTTTCGTGCTACCACATGCTCACCGGGCAGCCGCCGTTCAATGGCGAAAGCCCCGTGGCGGTGGCGGTCCAGCACCTCAACAACGAGCCGCCGCCGATCCAGCAGAAGCGTCCCGATCTCCCGAAGCCGGTGTGTGCCCTCGTCCACCGGATGATGGCCAAGAAGCCGGAGGACCGGTACTCCTCGGCACAGGATGCCCTGAACGACATCCGCAAGATCGCCAAGGCGATCAAGGACACGGGGAACGCAAACAACGTTCAGCTCGCCGAGTTCGCGGCGGGTCAAGCAGCGGCGCCGACGCCGCTGCTCGGGGCCCGTCCGCTCGCGCTCGCGATCTGCTGCGCCGTCCTGGCGGTCGCCGCCGGGGCCGCGATCGGGTATTCGGACCGCCTCAAGGTCCCCGAATCGGTCGGACCTCCCTATCCCCGGCAGCTGACCGCGAAGGAGCAGTTCCTCAAGGCGATGCTCCTCGTGGATAACGAGGACGCGTGGCTGGCGGTCGGCCGGGAATTCGGCAACGACAAGGTCTGGACGCCGAGAGCGACGGAGCAGTTGGGCCTCCTCTATCTGCGCGACCGGCGGCGGTGGGACGACGCCCAGGACCAGTTCAAGCAGTTGCAGCAGATGCGGGGCGTCGGGGCGGAAGGGGACCGCTACTTCGTCGAAGGGACGATCGGCCTCGCCGCGCTGCATGCCTACCGCGGACAGACGGCCCTGGCCAAGACCGAGCTGGAAACCGCACAGGACGCTCTGTCGCTGGCCGAGGATCCGATGAACGTCCTGTCGAACAGCTGGCAGCAGCTGCGCCGGGAGGTCGAATTCCAGGTCAATCCCCGTTCGCAGCAAGGTCCTCCCCGCCCCGGGGAAGGACCGCGGCGGCCCCCCAACGAAGGCCAATGA